The Oncorhynchus tshawytscha isolate Ot180627B linkage group LG08, Otsh_v2.0, whole genome shotgun sequence genome window below encodes:
- the LOC121846903 gene encoding uncharacterized protein LOC121846903 isoform X1, whose protein sequence is MDWAENFSPSLSLSALPYKSRAISPLCTRTPDYYNLQARHRTGEEHTDTAAMGGNTSHDGAASHAYSHNDSHNDSHNDSHNDSHDDNRVDKSQHITGQNISGQKISGDMKGNFTIGNQTNTTSNSASPKTPPKTVVPSITIANVTGGKVRLYYKSEEMALSDLIKGSHLSKGDSIIILDGTVKTTNLPQSLYVTGFQVENDNTQSCPEEGPIYGLDNLLAEYDDGHPKSYILTADKGVKVAETGKIWVDEDGVDHNPNK, encoded by the exons ATGGATTGGGCTGAGaacttctcaccctccctctctctgtcagcgttaCCCTATAAAAGCAGAGCCATCTCTCCACTCTGCACTAGAACACCTGATTACTACAATCTTCAAGCGCGCCACCGCACCGGggaagaacacacagacacag CAGCAATGGGAGGGAATACTTCACATGATGGTGCTGCTTCACATGCCTACAGCCATAATGACAGCCATAATGACAGCCACAATGACAGCCATAATGACAGCCATGATGACAACCGTGTTGACAAAAGTCAACACATAACAGGCCAAAATATATCAGGCCAAAAAATATCAGGCGATATGAAAGGCAATTTTACCATTGGCAACCAGACCAACACCACCAGTAATTCCG cTTCACCAAAAACTCCCCCAAAAACTGTCGTACCCAGCATCACCATTGCCAACGTTACAGGCGGCAAAGTGCGTCTCTACTACAAGTCAGAGGAGATGGCTCTCAGTGACCTCATCAAGGGAAGTCATCTCAGCAAGGGGGACTCCATTATCATCCTGGATGGCACCGTTAAGACGACCAACCTCCCTCAGAGCCTCTATGTCACTGGCTTCCAAGTAGAAAATGACAATACTCAATCATGTCCTGAGGAAGGCCCAATTTATGGTCTGGACAACCTCCTGGCAGAGTATGATGACGGTCACCCCAAGTCCTACATCCTCACTGCCGACAAAGGGGTGAAGgtagctgaaacaggaaagatcTGGGTGGATGAGGACGGGGTGGATCACAACCCCAACAAGTAA
- the LOC121846903 gene encoding uncharacterized protein LOC121846903 isoform X2: protein MDWAENFSPSLSLSALPYKSRAISPLCTRTPDYYNLQARHRTGEEHTDTAMGGNTSHDGAASHAYSHNDSHNDSHNDSHNDSHDDNRVDKSQHITGQNISGQKISGDMKGNFTIGNQTNTTSNSASPKTPPKTVVPSITIANVTGGKVRLYYKSEEMALSDLIKGSHLSKGDSIIILDGTVKTTNLPQSLYVTGFQVENDNTQSCPEEGPIYGLDNLLAEYDDGHPKSYILTADKGVKVAETGKIWVDEDGVDHNPNK from the exons ATGGATTGGGCTGAGaacttctcaccctccctctctctgtcagcgttaCCCTATAAAAGCAGAGCCATCTCTCCACTCTGCACTAGAACACCTGATTACTACAATCTTCAAGCGCGCCACCGCACCGGggaagaacacacagacacag CAATGGGAGGGAATACTTCACATGATGGTGCTGCTTCACATGCCTACAGCCATAATGACAGCCATAATGACAGCCACAATGACAGCCATAATGACAGCCATGATGACAACCGTGTTGACAAAAGTCAACACATAACAGGCCAAAATATATCAGGCCAAAAAATATCAGGCGATATGAAAGGCAATTTTACCATTGGCAACCAGACCAACACCACCAGTAATTCCG cTTCACCAAAAACTCCCCCAAAAACTGTCGTACCCAGCATCACCATTGCCAACGTTACAGGCGGCAAAGTGCGTCTCTACTACAAGTCAGAGGAGATGGCTCTCAGTGACCTCATCAAGGGAAGTCATCTCAGCAAGGGGGACTCCATTATCATCCTGGATGGCACCGTTAAGACGACCAACCTCCCTCAGAGCCTCTATGTCACTGGCTTCCAAGTAGAAAATGACAATACTCAATCATGTCCTGAGGAAGGCCCAATTTATGGTCTGGACAACCTCCTGGCAGAGTATGATGACGGTCACCCCAAGTCCTACATCCTCACTGCCGACAAAGGGGTGAAGgtagctgaaacaggaaagatcTGGGTGGATGAGGACGGGGTGGATCACAACCCCAACAAGTAA